A region from the Meiothermus sp. Pnk-1 genome encodes:
- a CDS encoding Crp/Fnr family transcriptional regulator: MKKVRRKEVIYRAGDRAEALYHLERGLVRIVEILPDGRQLTLRHVLPGDYFGEEALSNTHYRYTAEALTDAGAVGIDVASLSAEDLRAVAGNLATQMAQVQAYETHLQWGELRSRICRYLIYLAETAACGRDERGTYITASHEEIADATASTRESVSKLLSDLRREGLLDTGYRKIYLMDRHSLELEADTPMLEAV, encoded by the coding sequence ATGAAAAAGGTACGCCGCAAGGAGGTCATCTACCGGGCAGGTGACCGCGCCGAAGCCCTCTACCACCTAGAGCGGGGACTGGTACGGATCGTAGAGATCCTGCCCGATGGTCGCCAGCTCACCCTCAGGCATGTCCTGCCCGGGGACTACTTTGGCGAGGAAGCCCTCTCCAATACCCACTACCGCTACACCGCCGAAGCCCTCACCGACGCGGGCGCCGTGGGTATTGACGTAGCCAGCCTGTCCGCCGAGGACTTGCGGGCGGTGGCGGGTAACCTGGCCACCCAGATGGCCCAGGTGCAGGCTTACGAAACCCACCTACAGTGGGGCGAACTGCGCAGCCGGATCTGCCGCTACCTGATCTACCTCGCCGAGACGGCCGCTTGTGGCCGGGACGAGCGGGGTACTTACATCACCGCCTCGCACGAGGAGATAGCCGACGCCACCGCCTCCACCCGCGAGTCGGTATCCAAGCTGCTCTCCGATTTGCGCCGGGAGGGCCTTTTGGATACCGGCTACCGCAAAATCTACCTGATGGACCGGCATTCCCTCGAGCTGGAGGCCGACACCCCGATGCTCGAGGCGGTATGA
- a CDS encoding complex I NDUFA9 subunit family protein, producing the protein MRVLVVGGTGFVGSHLTRCLLRHGHQVQVMSRRATGATEGVRHVQGNAATGEGLAAAMQGVAAVIYLVAIIRERGDQTFQQAIVEGTRNTLEAARAAGIRRYLHMSALGTTRGSGSRYFEAKAEAEGLVRASGLEWTIFRPSLIFGQGDDFFGGVLRGLIQGGVHKGLWYPPAPVIPLIGDGCFPFRPVWVGDVTEAFAQALEKPQTIGQTYALVGPQEYTFRELILLVRDALGSRKPLLPIPLSLMDFAVPLLSRIPGFPLTLDQYRMLKMGNTADPTAMRKDFDLEWRSLEHELPTILAKDQSAPA; encoded by the coding sequence ATGCGCGTCTTGGTCGTCGGGGGAACCGGCTTTGTGGGAAGCCATCTGACCCGCTGCCTCCTGCGGCATGGTCACCAGGTTCAGGTCATGTCGAGGCGGGCTACCGGCGCAACCGAGGGCGTGCGCCACGTCCAGGGCAACGCGGCCACGGGCGAGGGGTTGGCGGCGGCCATGCAGGGCGTTGCGGCGGTGATCTATCTGGTCGCCATCATTCGCGAGCGAGGCGACCAGACCTTTCAGCAAGCCATCGTGGAGGGGACCCGCAATACGCTCGAGGCCGCCCGCGCCGCTGGAATCCGGCGCTACTTGCACATGTCCGCCCTGGGGACCACCCGAGGGAGCGGGAGCCGCTACTTCGAGGCCAAGGCCGAGGCCGAGGGGCTGGTGCGCGCCTCCGGACTGGAGTGGACCATCTTCCGGCCCAGCCTGATCTTCGGCCAGGGAGACGACTTCTTCGGCGGGGTACTCCGGGGCTTGATCCAAGGGGGCGTTCACAAGGGGCTATGGTACCCGCCCGCTCCGGTGATTCCCCTCATCGGGGATGGATGCTTTCCTTTCCGCCCAGTCTGGGTCGGGGATGTGACGGAAGCTTTCGCCCAGGCGCTAGAAAAACCTCAGACCATCGGCCAGACCTACGCGCTGGTGGGCCCCCAGGAGTACACCTTCCGCGAGCTGATCTTGCTGGTGCGGGATGCGCTGGGATCGCGCAAACCCCTTCTGCCCATCCCCTTGTCTTTGATGGACTTCGCAGTGCCCTTGCTCTCGCGCATCCCCGGTTTTCCCCTCACCCTCGACCAATACCGAATGCTCAAAATGGGCAACACCGCCGATCCCACAGCCATGCGAAAAGATTTCGATCTGGAGTGGCGCAGCCTCGAGCACGAGTTGCCCACAATCCTCGCGAAGGATCAAAGTGCGCCCGCCTGA
- a CDS encoding class I SAM-dependent methyltransferase: protein MVRWVEMSLPESPPRPRLSLAVATNLLPPVAWGYELWRARALTLLSGRRFPLEEEFAQLVAALEPVRGGVFADLGTSTGLYARALLCRGAARVYAVDLSSAMLRVAVRKARGLPGFVPMRAWAESLPLPPQSCDGVAVGGSWNEFPQPERVAAEMARVLKPGGRYFVMFAHAGQSPLQRLLELSGLRFSSSAEVQAILEKFGLRGRAWREGGVGFVSGAKVVEAV from the coding sequence ATGGTGAGATGGGTGGAGATGTCCCTCCCTGAGTCCCCGCCCCGGCCCCGCCTTAGCCTAGCGGTGGCCACCAACCTGCTCCCCCCTGTGGCCTGGGGATACGAGCTGTGGCGGGCGCGAGCGCTTACCTTGCTATCGGGGCGGAGGTTCCCCTTAGAGGAGGAATTCGCCCAGCTGGTTGCGGCCCTCGAGCCCGTACGGGGTGGCGTCTTCGCGGATCTGGGAACCTCCACCGGGCTCTACGCCCGGGCTTTGTTGTGCCGCGGAGCAGCTAGGGTATATGCCGTGGATCTCTCTTCCGCCATGTTGCGGGTGGCGGTGCGTAAAGCGCGGGGTCTGCCGGGGTTTGTACCCATGCGGGCGTGGGCAGAGAGCCTGCCGCTGCCTCCCCAAAGCTGCGACGGGGTAGCGGTGGGAGGGAGCTGGAATGAGTTTCCGCAGCCTGAGCGAGTCGCCGCCGAGATGGCGCGGGTACTGAAGCCGGGAGGGCGCTACTTTGTGATGTTCGCCCACGCTGGCCAAAGTCCCCTGCAGAGGCTCTTGGAGTTGAGTGGGCTGCGGTTTTCCAGCAGCGCAGAAGTGCAGGCCATCCTGGAAAAATTTGGGCTGAGGGGAAGAGCCTGGCGGGAAGGCGGGGTTGGCTTTGTGAGCGGAGCTAAGGTTGTGGAGGCGGTCTAG
- a CDS encoding phytoene/squalene synthase family protein, producing MEPDWKAIAATIRHHSATFYYGSLLFRGAARKGVWAVYAACRTGDDAVDESSDPEGELERWWEGIERAYRAQPQEEWEKGLAWAFERWPIPQAAFADMHRGFLDDLRPMRPQNLEELLLYCYRVAGTVGRMIAPIAGVWPGAGGAEEAAVKLGQAMQLTNCLRDVGEDLAIGRVYLPADLMDRHGVSLEDLYSGRIRQPYIGLMQELAAAARRLYREGLKGLPYLRQGRAAIALAALQYEGILDKLERSGWNNLSGRASLRAYERLLLVPRALWMRTGSS from the coding sequence ATGGAACCGGATTGGAAGGCTATAGCGGCGACTATCCGTCACCACTCCGCCACTTTCTACTACGGTAGCCTCCTGTTCCGGGGAGCCGCCCGCAAGGGTGTTTGGGCGGTCTACGCCGCCTGCCGCACCGGGGACGACGCGGTGGATGAATCCTCTGATCCCGAGGGCGAGCTCGAGCGTTGGTGGGAGGGGATCGAACGGGCCTACCGGGCGCAGCCCCAAGAGGAGTGGGAGAAGGGGTTGGCCTGGGCCTTCGAGCGCTGGCCCATTCCCCAAGCCGCCTTCGCCGATATGCACCGAGGGTTTTTGGACGACCTCCGGCCTATGCGACCGCAAAACCTGGAGGAGCTTTTGCTCTACTGCTACCGGGTGGCGGGGACAGTGGGCCGCATGATCGCCCCCATCGCCGGGGTGTGGCCGGGAGCAGGAGGGGCGGAGGAGGCCGCCGTCAAGCTGGGCCAAGCGATGCAGCTGACCAACTGCTTGCGCGACGTGGGAGAAGACTTAGCCATAGGGCGGGTATACCTCCCTGCCGATCTCATGGACCGTCATGGGGTGAGCCTGGAAGACCTCTACAGCGGCCGTATTCGCCAACCCTACATCGGCTTGATGCAGGAGTTGGCCGCGGCGGCGCGAAGGCTGTACCGCGAGGGGTTGAAGGGGCTTCCCTATCTGCGCCAGGGCCGGGCCGCCATCGCCCTGGCCGCCTTGCAATACGAGGGCATTCTGGACAAGCTCGAGCGTTCAGGATGGAACAACCTCTCGGGCCGGGCCTCGCTGCGCGCCTATGAGCGGCTGTTGCTGGTCCCGCGGGCGCTTTGGATGCGGACCGGCTCGTCGTAG
- the rimP gene encoding ribosome maturation factor RimP → MAVAQDLLGPMGYDVLEVSLKGAGNNKVLTVRLERKDEVPISVEELERASRVLEGELDRLDLIQGTYRLEVESPGPDRPLLTPRHFERFAGLKAKVRSPKGNFTGRIEEVGQDSVTFLVDKELRTLKIGEFKANLAEWPETPR, encoded by the coding sequence ATGGCAGTAGCCCAAGATTTGCTAGGGCCGATGGGCTACGACGTGTTGGAGGTAAGCCTCAAAGGCGCAGGGAATAACAAAGTCCTCACGGTGCGCCTCGAGCGCAAAGACGAGGTGCCGATCTCGGTGGAGGAACTCGAGCGGGCCAGCCGGGTGCTCGAAGGCGAGCTAGACCGGCTCGACTTGATCCAAGGCACCTATCGGCTCGAGGTGGAGTCTCCCGGCCCGGACCGGCCCCTCCTCACCCCTCGCCACTTCGAACGCTTTGCCGGGCTCAAGGCCAAGGTACGCAGCCCGAAGGGCAACTTCACCGGGCGGATCGAAGAGGTCGGCCAGGACAGCGTGACTTTCCTGGTGGACAAAGAACTCCGCACCCTCAAGATCGGAGAGTTCAAGGCCAATCTGGCCGAGTGGCCAGAAACCCCAAGGTGA
- a CDS encoding NAD(P)/FAD-dependent oxidoreductase yields the protein MFDLVVIGAGHNALVAAAYVARAGYKVGVFERRALAGGAVSTVEMVPGYRFDLGGSAHILIRLTPIVEELELPRYGLEYLELDPLFHASDGEGSWFVWRDAERTAHELEGRFPGQGEAYRRFIGDWLPFSTAVKEAFLSVPSPLELGRKMVWGSGLGKDWQRRLPRILRPYGEVAAEYFREERVRAPLVWMAAQSGPPPSDPLSAPFLLWHPLYHVGGVARPRGGSGELAQALVRLIEAHGGEVHLSTPVEQILIENGKAVGIQAGGERILGGAVLAGSHVLKTAQMLPAAYVPEEARRVRVGNGFGAILRLALKEKLRYRTHAGDEARIGLGLLIGGERELYRAYGEYLAGEPTSNPPLVAMSFSAVDPSLAPPGGEVLWLWAQYYPYRLARGTWEERAQEVREAILRSFERWDPDIRSKIVGELLQTPAWLESEFAMPSGNVMHLEMSLDQMFMLRPWLGAANYRWPTLKSLYLCGASTHPGGGIMGASGRNAARIILRDLSRRRVGG from the coding sequence TTGTTTGACCTCGTGGTTATCGGAGCCGGACACAACGCCCTGGTCGCCGCTGCCTACGTGGCCCGAGCGGGGTATAAGGTAGGGGTGTTCGAACGGCGAGCGCTGGCGGGAGGAGCGGTCTCGACCGTGGAGATGGTGCCCGGTTACCGCTTCGACTTGGGCGGCAGCGCCCACATCCTCATCCGCCTGACCCCCATCGTGGAGGAGCTCGAGCTGCCTCGCTACGGGCTGGAGTACCTCGAGCTGGACCCCCTTTTTCACGCCTCGGATGGCGAGGGGAGCTGGTTTGTCTGGCGCGACGCGGAGCGCACCGCCCACGAGCTCGAGGGGCGATTTCCCGGGCAGGGCGAGGCCTACCGGCGCTTCATTGGCGACTGGCTGCCCTTCAGCACGGCGGTCAAGGAGGCTTTCTTGAGCGTGCCGAGCCCCCTCGAGCTAGGGCGCAAGATGGTGTGGGGTTCCGGGCTCGGCAAAGACTGGCAGCGTCGCCTGCCGCGGATCCTAAGGCCCTACGGCGAGGTCGCCGCCGAGTATTTCCGCGAGGAGCGGGTCCGCGCCCCCCTGGTCTGGATGGCGGCCCAGTCCGGCCCGCCCCCTAGCGACCCCCTTTCGGCCCCCTTTCTGCTATGGCACCCGCTTTACCACGTGGGCGGGGTGGCCCGCCCGCGGGGGGGCTCGGGCGAACTCGCCCAAGCCCTGGTGCGGCTGATCGAGGCCCACGGCGGCGAGGTGCACCTCTCCACCCCGGTGGAACAGATCCTGATCGAAAACGGCAAAGCCGTCGGCATTCAAGCGGGCGGCGAGCGCATCCTGGGCGGAGCGGTGCTGGCCGGAAGCCACGTGCTCAAAACCGCGCAGATGCTCCCTGCGGCCTACGTCCCGGAGGAGGCGCGAAGGGTGCGGGTTGGCAACGGATTCGGTGCGATCTTGCGGCTAGCCCTCAAGGAAAAGCTGCGCTACCGGACCCATGCGGGGGACGAGGCCCGGATCGGGCTGGGGCTTCTGATCGGGGGTGAGCGCGAGCTTTACCGCGCGTACGGGGAGTACCTGGCGGGCGAACCCACCTCCAACCCCCCCCTCGTCGCCATGAGCTTCAGCGCGGTGGACCCCAGCCTGGCCCCGCCCGGTGGGGAGGTGCTATGGCTGTGGGCGCAGTACTACCCCTACCGGCTGGCCCGGGGGACCTGGGAGGAACGCGCGCAGGAGGTGCGAGAGGCGATCCTTCGCAGCTTCGAGCGCTGGGATCCGGACATCCGCAGCAAGATCGTGGGCGAACTCCTGCAGACTCCGGCCTGGCTCGAGTCCGAGTTTGCCATGCCGAGCGGGAACGTGATGCACCTGGAGATGAGCCTCGACCAGATGTTCATGCTGCGCCCTTGGCTGGGGGCGGCCAACTACAGATGGCCCACGCTCAAAAGCCTCTACCTGTGCGGGGCCAGCACCCACCCCGGCGGGGGGATCATGGGGGCTAGCGGGCGGAACGCGGCGCGGATTATCCTCAGGGATTTGAGCCGCCGCAGGGTAGGGGGGTGA
- a CDS encoding DNA-formamidopyrimidine glycosylase, with protein MPELPEVETTRRILEPYLLGQTIRQLSHSDPARYRHTELAHGRRVLGTARRGKYILWQLEGGLEAVIHLGMTGGFRFEPHSHTRLTVELSGRSLYYTDPRRFGKWWVVEAGNYRGIDLLGRMGPEPLSEAFTLSRFQQALARTRRRIKEVLLGQEAVAGIGNIYADESLWQSRIHPERPANTLSPAEVKRLHRAIRDVIGRAVAAGGSTLSDNSYQQPTGEPGYFQLEHNAYGRAGERCKRSGCTGKIIRIVVGGRGSHLCPNCQRLARAP; from the coding sequence GTGCCCGAACTACCCGAAGTCGAGACCACCCGGCGCATCCTCGAACCCTATCTGCTGGGGCAGACCATCCGACAGCTCAGCCACTCCGACCCCGCCCGCTACCGCCACACCGAACTGGCCCATGGACGGAGGGTGCTCGGCACCGCCCGGCGCGGCAAGTACATCCTCTGGCAGCTCGAGGGTGGGCTCGAGGCGGTCATTCACCTGGGCATGACCGGCGGCTTTCGTTTTGAGCCCCACAGCCATACCCGGCTGACCGTCGAGCTGTCCGGGCGGAGCCTGTACTACACCGATCCGCGCCGCTTTGGAAAGTGGTGGGTGGTAGAAGCCGGAAACTACCGGGGGATAGATCTACTGGGCCGGATGGGGCCCGAACCGCTCTCTGAAGCGTTCACCCTCTCGCGGTTTCAACAAGCCCTGGCCAGAACCCGCCGCCGGATCAAGGAAGTCCTGCTAGGGCAAGAAGCCGTGGCCGGCATCGGAAATATCTATGCCGACGAGTCCTTGTGGCAAAGCAGAATCCACCCTGAGCGCCCGGCCAACACCCTCAGCCCCGCCGAGGTCAAGCGGCTTCATAGAGCTATCCGAGACGTGATAGGCCGGGCCGTGGCAGCCGGGGGTTCTACCCTCTCCGACAATTCCTATCAACAACCCACCGGTGAACCCGGTTACTTCCAGCTCGAGCATAACGCCTATGGCCGAGCGGGGGAGCGTTGCAAACGCTCCGGTTGCACGGGAAAAATCATCCGAATCGTGGTGGGAGGCCGGGGAAGCCACCTTTGCCCCAACTGTCAGCGCTTGGCCCGTGCCCCTTGA
- a CDS encoding MerR family transcriptional regulator, which translates to MRRDLGVYTIAEVEERTGLSSALLRQWERRYGFPQPERSPGGHRLYSEADLAALRQIKAWIGEGIAPSQAVRRYLDSLTQEGPRAPETLSAELEEALVRADTESAERVMAEAHRLYPLETVVLQIISPTLQRIGDGWHLGRITTAQEHLASTYLRGRLQELLRLMGGSLGPGVVVSTLPGEQHELGSLVTALFLRRAGYTVHYLGPNTPLGDLKSFVERTGAKAAVLSAMQPISLESLPRGALEGLAPVVVVGGRAAKNHPELVERLGGRYLGNDPRLLAETLGPLLKEMGVW; encoded by the coding sequence ATGCGACGGGATTTAGGGGTCTACACCATCGCCGAAGTCGAGGAGCGCACCGGGCTGAGTTCCGCCCTGCTGCGCCAATGGGAGCGGCGCTACGGCTTCCCCCAGCCCGAGCGCTCCCCCGGCGGCCACCGCCTGTACTCCGAAGCCGACCTGGCCGCGCTGCGGCAGATCAAGGCTTGGATCGGCGAGGGAATTGCCCCCTCCCAGGCAGTACGCCGCTACCTGGACAGCCTGACCCAGGAGGGTCCGCGGGCCCCTGAAACCCTTTCGGCCGAGCTCGAGGAGGCCCTGGTGCGCGCCGATACCGAGTCCGCCGAGCGCGTTATGGCCGAGGCACACCGGCTCTACCCGCTCGAGACCGTAGTGCTGCAGATCATCTCCCCCACCCTGCAGAGGATCGGGGACGGCTGGCACCTAGGAAGGATTACTACCGCCCAAGAACACCTGGCCAGCACCTATCTACGAGGGCGGCTACAAGAGCTTCTGCGCCTCATGGGGGGCTCGCTGGGGCCTGGGGTGGTGGTCTCTACCCTCCCCGGGGAGCAGCACGAGCTGGGCAGCTTGGTCACTGCCCTCTTTTTGCGCCGGGCGGGATATACCGTGCACTACCTGGGTCCCAACACCCCTCTTGGCGACCTCAAAAGCTTCGTGGAAAGGACTGGAGCCAAGGCCGCGGTTCTCTCGGCCATGCAACCTATCAGCCTTGAATCGCTCCCCCGCGGGGCCTTAGAGGGCCTTGCCCCGGTGGTGGTGGTCGGAGGCCGGGCGGCCAAGAACCACCCCGAGTTGGTCGAGCGACTGGGGGGACGATACCTGGGCAACGATCCCCGGCTGCTGGCGGAAACTTTGGGCCCGCTATTGAAGGAGATGGGCGTATGGTAA